The genome window gcgatCCTGAAATTACAACccttgagatcctgcttctcagcttccttcctaactccctgtattttgttttcaggacctcctccctttttctacctatgccactcttgccaatatgtaccacaacttctggctgctagccctcccttttcaggatattgtggacatgttcaGAAACACTGCGGACCCTGGCACTGGGTGGCAAACTAtcatttgtgtttattttttgCATCCAAAGAATcatctatctgtccccctaattgTAGAGTCCCctgttactgctgccatcctctttaattccctacccttctgagtcacagggccagactTGGTACCAGAGGAATGGGCGCTCTTGATTCCTccaggtaggttgtccccaccaacagtactcaaaatggagtacttgtagccatgtgctacatgcagcgctaaaataacgacacagagtcggaaaactaaacagccttgcttttaagcctccctcaacccgccccccgtgggcacggatgctccaaaagacacgtactcacaaacccccgtaggctatctcccttagccagaacgctggctaattgtgagccggttcagatgtgccaggaaatgggtcgctacATACTTATTGTTCGGGGGGAGGCCACAGGGCTTCTTTCCACTATCTGatgctctcccttccctctcctgacagttacccatttatctgtctcctgtaggtTTGCGGTGACTACCTCTCTATAGCTGCTGTCTATCACCTCtgcactttccctaacaagccaaagATCGTGAAGCAGCAACTTCTGTTCCTTAACATTGTCTCTCAGGaactgcatctcgatgcacctggtgcaaatGTGGACATGGGTAGTCTCCCAGAAATCCCACATCTTCTGAGGGACATATCTattctgtgccttgtgaactatttccaaACCCTAAAGCCACCTCTGCTTGGTTGTCATCCTtgtcagtatcctcctccaatccacctgtgaaagcttctctctcatgcctctgtaattcccttgatTCCATTGTGatgctgatacatgtgacttatgcttctccctctcaaattgcagtatgaattcaattatattaagatcattgcctcttaagggttcctttacattaagctccctaataagatctgagttCTTACACAACCTTcagtctaagatagcctttccccaagtaggctcaagcacaagctgctctaaaaagcagtATCATAAACACTCAACAAAtcccctctcttgcgatctgacaccaatttgattttcccaatccccttgcatattgaagtcctccattacaaatgtgacattacccttattacatgccttttccagctccctttgcttGTTGGCATAACCCTTGGCagccagactaatcaagaacctatcaaattctgctttaaatatactcaatgacttagcctccatggccatctgtggcaatgaactccccccggctaaagaagttccttctcatctctgttctagatggatgtccactattctgaggctgtgccttttggtcctagacttcccctccATAGAAAATATCctgtccacgtccactctatctgtaccttttaatattcaatagactTCAATGATatcctcctctgtaccctctctattttCAGCatacaatattcaataggtttcaatgagatcctgctctgtaccctctccatttCCAACACACAATATTCAATagacttcaatgagatcctcctctgtaccctctccatttCCAACACACattttcatagataaggggcctaaaactaatcacaatacttcaagtgtggcctaactaatgtcttataaaacctcagcattacattcttatattatattctagtcctctccaagtgaatgctaacattgcattccttaccaccaactcaacccttagggaaccctgcatgaggactctgAAGTtcatttgcatctctgatttttaggttttctccctgtttataaaatagtttgtgcctttattccttgctaacaatgtgcatgaccatacacttcccaacactatattccatcttccacttctttgtccattctcctaatctgtctaagtccttctgcagattccttgtttcctcaacaatacctgccccttcacttgttttcatatcatccacaaacttagccacaaagccatcaattctgtcatccaaatcattgatatttaACATGACAAAAAgtggtcctaacactgacccctgtggaacaccattacttactgatagccaaccagaaacatagaaacataaaaaataggtgcatgagtaggccattcggcccttcgagcctgcaccgccattcagtatgatcacggctgatcatccaactcagaaccctgtacctgctttctctccataccccctgatctctttagccacaagggccatatctaactccctcttaaatatagccaatgaactggcctcaactgtttcctgtggcagagaattccacagattcaccactctctgtgtgaagaagtttttcctcctctcggtcctaaaaggcttcccctttatccttaaactgtgacccctcgttctggacttccccaacatcggaaacaatcttcctgcatctagcctgtccaatccctttagaattttatacgtttcaacaagatccccccctcaaacttctaaattccagtgagtataagcctagtcgatccagtctttcttcatatgaaagtcctgccatcccaggaatcaatctggtgaaccttctctgtactccctctatggcaagaatgtctttcctcagattaggggaccaaaactgcacacaatattctaggtgcggtctcaccaaggccttgtacaactgtacaaaagccccctttattcccactctttacctcctgctggCCAACCACTCTTTTATCCatactacacacaaaatgctggaagaactcagcaggccaggcagcatttatggaaaagaataaacagttgatgttttgggctgagacccttcagcaggactggaaaaagaatGAGAAGTCAGAAtacaaaggtggggggaggagagaaagaagTACACGgtaataggtgataggtgaaacagagagagaagagggtaAAGTAAAGtgctgtgaagttgattggtgaaagagataaagggctggaggagggagaatctgataggagagggtagaagatcatggaagaaagggaaggtggaggagcacctgaaggaggtgatgggcaggcaaggagataaggtgagagaagagaaccggaatagggaatggtgaagaggggcCAATTGcctgaagttcaagaaattgatgctcacgccaccaggttggaggctatagagatggaatataaagtattGCTCCTTCACCTGAGTGtgtcattgcagcagtagaggaggccatggactgacatgtcagaaaggaaatgggaagtaaaattgaaGGATGGgtaccgggagatcctgctttctctggcatatGGAGTATAGGTGCTGAGCAAAGGAGTCTCCAATCTATGTaatgtctcaccaatatacaggaggccacactgggagcactgggcatagtatatgaccccaacagactcacaggtgaagtgttggctcacctggaaggactatttggggtcctgaatagcagtgagggaggaggtatagaggaaggtgtggcacttgttctacttgcaagattaagtgccaggagggagatcagtggggagggccgagtggacaagggagtcatgtacggagtgatccctgtggaaagcgtaaagtgagggggagggaaatatgtggggtggtaggtgaggacaagaggaaccctgtctctGGTGTAGCAACAGGAGGATGGGGCAAATGTGTGAGAAattttatctttcctgtaataccatgggttctcaccttgttaagcagcctcatatgcaacACCTTGTCAAGGTCAATGTCCTTTCCTCAGAATTCTCCTATAATTCTTTGCTTTGAAACacccttctaaatctcctctacacctttaGTGCTGTTGTTACCTTTAGGCTGGTGATCAGAAAATATATAATGCTCCAGTTGTGTTCACTGGACGACATATAATCATGCTTCAGGATATCTCTGCTCCCCattcattattttttaatttaacaGGGTATCTTCGATGATGAGATGCGTTTGATGGGAGAAGTCGGTAATTCCAATGCCAGATTTGGGTTTGCTATTGCAAACATAGGTGACATTAACAAAGATGATCACAATGATATAGCTATCGGAGCTCCAGTGGAAGAAGATCATTGTGGCAGCATCTATATATTCAATGGTAAAAGGAATGGCATCCACAAAACTTATTCCCAGGTAAGGTTATCTGTAGGAGATTCATTATGATTGGTTGTATCCAGGCTCTCAAACTTTTCTATTATATCTGTAACTATCTTGAAGAGCAAAAGCAGCTATATCCTACCCTTCTGAAGCTTATGACACTAGTAATATAAATAGGAATGGTAAGTAATTAAACATCTTTTGAGAAATCAAGATTGATAGGTTGAGGAAGATGTTAAGAAAATGAGATTTTAGAAAGAGTGGTCAGTCCTCAATGTTTTCCGAAGCCAATGTATATCATCATCTTTGATGTTTTGAACTCCAAAACTGTCTTAAGATTTAATGTTGCACTAATGGCCTCCATAATCACCTTCATCAGGCTATGGTTTTACAGTCTGGTATGTTCCATAGTCACTCACCAGCAGTGCAAGAGAGAGGAAATGTGCCATTGAATGTAACAGTATTTGTTGATGAGGCTGCACTTGCAATATTATGTTCAGAGTTGTTCACCCTCTTATAGGAAGAGTGTAATTAAAATGGAAAGAGTTCAAACAAAGACTCTATGGACTGcgttataaggagaggttagtCAGGGTGGGCCTCTCACTCTTCAGAGCACTGGCaactgaggggtgatctcacAGAGATATATACAGTAAAATCATAAAGAGCTTAGATAGGTTGAGCAGTCTTTTTTTCCCAGAGTTGGGGAATCAAAAACGTTTAAGGTTAGAGGTGAATGGTTCATTAAGAACTTGAGGCAACTTTATTTTTACATAGTGGGTTGTAGATatatggagcaagctgccagaaGATGTGACTGGGGTGGATACATTgggaatattttttttaaatgattagaGATTAGAGGGATAGTGGCCAATTTCTGGGAAATGAAATTTGCTTGAAGAtacatcttggtcagcatagacTCATATGGGCCTATTTGACTATGTGACTTCAACTTCGCCCATAGCAatattcgaagtacatttattattgaagtatgtacagCATATGATGTACAACTTGAGATTTATCTttttacaggtagccacaaaaacaaagaaaccaaatGGAATCCCTTTTTAAAAGAGGCCctcaaacactcaatgtgcaaaaaataaacaatgcaaacaataaaaagtaaagaaataggactcagaactaaagttcacaaATCGAGTTCACAGTCAGTTCATTGCTGCagccaggagcccattagttgaaGGCCACAGCCTCATTTCAGCACAGAGACAAGTAAATCTCGTGGAGTAGTGAACTAAACACCGGCCTGGccccaacaccccaaccttttcaACTGGCCCTGTGCTTAGATAGACCAAACATCGGCTCATTCCTCACTTTCAGGCCTGGACCCTGCCGTTCCAATTTGACCTCAATATTGCATTTAGTGTCCACTAAAATTTCTAGTGAAAGATAGATGGGCGTGTATAGACTGGATCTGATCATGAGAAAAAAAAGACAAGTAAACTATCAGAAAATAGTTTAATTTACTATCTACTGATACACTTTTTACTCTTTGTATTCTTTAGCAAATAAAGGGGAAGGATGTAATGACTGGTCTGCAGTACTTTGGACAATCAATAGATGGCACAACAGATGTGGATGCAGATGGGCTACTTGATATAACAGTCAGTgcaaaggacaatgttgtggtgCTCAGGTATGTAGACTTACTGTGTAGATTCAGGTTAATTCAGACACGAGGGCCAGTACATTTTGgaccaattagctgaagtttcattgaAATGGTTAAAAGTTATACAAAAGAAAAACTTCCATTTAAATGAGTAACAATTCATGTATTTAAATGAACTACCAAACAAGTTAAAGCTCTACCAATacctctacagtactataaaactgtgtattagatcccaatagttatcgatggatgtggtgaactacatatacctgtctggacacgccccctgctgactgctcctgtggctcctcccacagacccctgtataaaggcgatcaaggcctgagcccagcctctcagtctccaggatgtagtatggtggtcactcactgcttgttccttcttccagtcaataaaagccgatatctcaccttacgtctcagagtgagttattgatggtgcatcaatggaggaatttatctgccatgttcttttgattaactgtaaatgaacaaaatcagtgcagacacctagtgcaggtatggactgccttcatgcaatgctttaaatgattgcatcctccaaaccttcattttcattgtaacattcaacatgattgttgataccttcctaacttgttgaagtagtgaattcatttaattttcattccctgctgtttctggcatctccaagcctgaataatTGAAACCacggtgagcaaaacagttcagaattgtcttgTTGATCATTTCTTGCCAGttatcaatgacaaaaatcaccACTTTTTGCAGACAAACACATGCAATTGACTCTTTTTAACTGGTCGCTCTAAGCATGCTGTAGTGTCCAGCGGCCTCACAAGTGCCTGCGACTGATACTAGTTAGGAACTGTTCCGCAATAGTCTCCTTCCCCAGTCGAgcagcacagtgtcccaaataaacaaaaggaatccaggctattttctcaatttaggTTTTATTCATTAAGAGTTATTCCAAATAAACAGccgccctgattaactgatgggccaattaaccagaatccactgtataacaTCTTACATTAGACAAATCAGTTTGTGACTTTGCTGACATTTTCACTTTGCTTTATTAATGTTCAATATTGCCTATATAAGCTGGAAATACGAAAGACTGCAGATGTAGAATATGGAGTAACAAACAATCTGTGAAGACACTCAGGGGGTCAAGGAACATCTGTTGGAGGAATAAATTTATTGACTTTTCAGGTCAAAACCTTGCGGCAGgactgagagagaggaaaagatgGACAGTATAAAGAGAAGGAGATCCTTCCCCTCTTTATGCTGGCCATTTCCCCTCTCCACTATCAATTCAGATGCGGGATCTGGACCCGAAGCATTTACAGTGCTTCCTCTTCCACAAATGCTGGTCAACCCAccaagctcctccagcacatttttTGTGCCTATATAACTTGTTAGATTGATTTGATCAAAAGGGCGGCATGCAGTTAACATGATGCTGTTAcagttctggagttcagagttcaattttgtatcctctgtaagaagtttgtgcatCTTTCTCGtgaacacatgggtttcttctggatgctccagtttcctcccacattccaaagacatatcagttagtaggttatttggtcactgtaaattgagtatcctgatgaagggtctcagcccaacgtgtcaactgtttactcctttccatagatgctgcctggactgctgagttccataagaccataagacataggagtagaattaagccattcaacccatcatgtctgatccaccattccatcatggctgattctgaatcctactcaaccccatacacctgctttctcaccatattcttttagtttctccagcattttgtgagtgttgctttggatttccagcatctgcagattttcttgtgattgtaaattgtcctctgattagacCAGGACATGCACATGATGAACAAATGAATGATTAGACtagtgttaaatagatgggttgctgagtGGTGAGGCTCAGTGGGTTGGAAGTgctttttctgtgctgcatctctaaaaaaATATAGGAGTTTAAACAGTGCAACTAAGGCTGTTGGGACTCAAACTGAACAATTCTTTACGTGGATTGTTTTTTTATTGtaaaatatatatacacagtAGTAACTGGGTTACATAGTGTAGTGTTCTCATTCAGGTGTAAGAACTCTAAACTAAACACCAAggtaaaccatagtcaatgaggcatgatcccagtaagattaaccgtttactgttcactcttccacattaacgtatggtgaaaactgttgataaaacaatacaaaatatattcagtatttgtttccttcttgacatcacatttacatcataaatacttctaaaagtaaaactacaacaaactatattacattaaaatacaacatacagtcagaatctacctacaccatcaactggctttaaatacacttcaacacaaactatccagcaatgctttcaatagcacaagaaaataaactttatcaaccatcattacttttaacagaatcagcgttaacatttttacttcaacatatcgattatcttataaacttacggcattgcttctatgatgtttcttagtgcatCATGTTTCTTTAAAGAAACTTACCttgtgctgatcctgcacacacaagccccctccttcctgtttctccaaactggtattttcccacaagacacggcgaaaccgggtgtgttGTCATCGCATGCcacatcacagacaacgaatgtactttcaacaaccttaactttaactagaaaataattacaaatgaattactaaagcgaaaatgtattaaagctaaacaaatgccttaagggcaacacactccccgcctgacctttgtaaggtcactatgaacataatacaaaacttcagtctctaaatcagtctttaggtagaagtagaacgacttctgcaactggcctttggtaagttttcacatcaccttcGTCAGAaattttcaactcaaccttcctgacatgtccatccctaccaggGAATGTGGCACTGATTCCaaccattggccagcagttgcagGCAATCTGCTTGTTCCTGAGCAGGACGatatctccaacttgaagattcctgcgaggttctgtccacttttgtctgagttgcaacaaaggtagatattcatgtctccaacgggaccagaactgatttgcgagagcctgaacctgtttccattgctttgtgtacaagtccttatctgagaagtccccaggtggaggAGGAACTCCTGCCTCCTGCATAAGGAGCATTAATGgcaagagtatgaaggggttttctgggtcagaagacacaggtaggagtggtcgtgcatttataatggttatgacctctgccattagtgtgcacagcaCTTCGTGAGtcagtcgggtgcgttgctgtaaAAGTATTGAATCAAGGAtccttctggcgataccaatcatccactcccatgagcctcccatgtgagaggcaTGTGGTGTGTTGAATTCCCAGTTGCATCCTTGCTCACTGAGGTACCTTTGTACTGTTTTGTCCATCCCGAGCTCCTTGGATGCTCCAACAAAGTTCgtgccgcaatcagaccttaactgttttgcagggcctcttagtgcaaagaagcgcctgagagcattaatgcagccggatgtatccaaagattcgattaCCTCAATGTGcaccgctcttgaactcatgcagctgaacatgatggcccaccgtttgctctctgcttgtcctcctctggtgcgtctaGTGTTGATtgtccagggaccaaatacatcgagccccacatatgtaaaaggagggcaggcatTGAGGCATTCTGGTAGGAGGTCTGCCATACATTGAGCTTCCAGCTtccctcgcagtttcctgcaggttacacatctgtgaagtactgaattgatcagtgttttgcctcccaagatccacagtcccactGCCCTGTCAGGTGACAGTcctgatgccttacctgttcatggtgatggcgagtaagcaataaggacacatggctgtctttgggcaggattaccaGGCTCTTCTCTACAGCTGAAAGGTGAGAATGTATTAACTGGCCTCCAATGTAAATGAGatcgttcttcaggatcgggttgagtttcctcaaagggctgtcctttggtatttgtTTATTAGCTTGGAGGGCCAAAAACTCCCTCacaaaagctgctctttgagttgctttaaggatgacgtcctttgcctgggccaattcgtccacagtgcgaggtaagttacatttgtgccatccctTGCATTTACTATTTCAGGATGAGTGTTTGTGGGATCTGGCTATGTGAATGAGGAATGCAAGTCTTCTAACTAAGGAATTCAAGATGAAGAACCACTGAAAGCATTCGGTGGTACATATTGATTCTTCGAGGTAGGtgactcctgtttgtatttgcggccGAATTTCCGAGTCTCTTTCGGGTTCGATCAACTCAAATTTCTTAATCGTTTGAGTTTTTTCTGCTGATGGATGATACTGGAAGTGGGGTTCCAGGAAGTCTGCGCCAGACGGGATGCAGATACGGATCTCGATGCATGGTCCGCAGGGTACgtacataatgccattgttcATGCTTTGATGACAGGCAGATACGTTGAACTCTATTATAAACGTAGACGTAGAAATGTTTTGATTCATTATAAATATAACCAAGCACCACTTTGCTATCCTTATAGAACTTGGTGTCATCCAGCTCTAGGTCTAGCTTGTCCTGGATAAGATCCGCCATTTCCACAGCCAGGACAGCTGTgcacagttcaagccttggaattGTCAGCTCAGACTGAGGAGCGAGCTTCGCCTTACCAGTTACAAATCCTACTTCAACTTGACCATCCTTCCCAactactttcaagtaagccacagcACCGATGGCCTGGGTTGACGCATCCGAAAACACGCACAATTCTCTGTGCGCTGCCTTGGTGAATGATGTCGCAATGTACCTACGtgggatatgaagctgttttagatcttgaagtgaatctctccaagcctcccatctgcttagcttgtcttctggtagaggagtatcccagtcggagagctcagaggtaagttcCCTGAGAAGGGCTCTTCCCTGGATCGTAACTGGCGCCAGTAGGCCCAAGggatcgaaaacactgttgacagtggagagaactccacggTGAATGGCTTGATCACGGTCGGCACAGAGAACATGAATATGTCAGTTGTAATCTCCCAAAGGAGGCCCAAACTCTTTCGtgtgggtatggtttctccatctagatctaggtctttgattgccgGAGCATAGTCATtgtgtggaaaggcctccatgactgcctgacagtttgatgcaaagactgactgtcccagtgtcttGTCAGTCACTTTACTACACTTGTtgaagccttgtcgtgcttccttgatacacatgaagcttgtgcagggttgaaaaattgaatggtggccactctagcacattggtcttgagtgtgttaactgttgTTTTTTTGTAcgttgccaaggcacacctctcctatcaccacccagcccagatccaggcattgGGCAAAGGGGGTCTTGTGTGGTCtattgacctgctgcctgaccttgtgcacctggagaatgTCTCTTCCAAGTAGCagaagtatttctgcttttggatccagttctgggatgtgcttggcaatgtggtggagatgcagcTGGTGTTGCACTGTGCTTTGCAACCAAATCTCAGTGctgttattcaaaatttcattgcactctaagagtggagggagacagatgacaactttactgTCCAGCGACTCGAGctgaagccttctgccttcctgccatatgtttctacgctgcctgagcaagttctaaggtagtatgggaactgattactctctacGTTGATCAAGTcgaagaactctggtctgactagtgagcaaTTGCTCTGgtcatccagaattacataggcttttaTGGCCTTGTCTTTGCCTCCCTTAAGGtataccttagtgaggcagatctttgagcaagaacggcttgactgaccttgaccgcaaacttctgtgcagctcgagctgacaacagttgtcttgGAGTGATCCTCTCCGTCCCCGCCGTCCTCTTGTGAGGGTGAGGGAGCTTTGTCAGTTTGtggtaacgggccgggatgcatggccccattgtgattagtgctattacattctgaGCACTTCACGGGGGTCATACACTCTCTAgcgaggtgagaggtagaggaacagcatttaaaacatttttttctccttgactagGGCCATTCTCTTGTCAAAGGGTtttttcctaaacgttctgcatttttgagggggtgggatttgttgtgcaatggacaattcttgctagggtcattgttagttgtggaGACTTCAGTTTTACGCACCGAGACAGGTTTACTGATGTTAAAATTATTCAGAGTGGATTTGACTGGCTTGGAGTGAATTGTACTACTACCTTGACtcatgaggctagggtcgtttcacttcttcgcctccttgcacacaaacctagtgaaatacttaaagggaggaaatcgaccaccgtTCTCTTCCTtatactctgagccaacagacacccacctttcctgcagcccaagtGGAAGTTTGTCCATGATTGGTCTAATTCTGTATGAAGTATCTAGATATAACaggccagttaaatagccatcttctttagtGCCTTCAATCTCCACGTGTAGATCTCCGAGTTCTCTTaatttagtgtggtccttggctgacaccctaggaaaattttccagctgTCGAAATAGTGCCGTTTCAATAATAGCACTCcggaagtctctcccatgctttgcgtaaggctagcttggtTGATGTACattgaacgtatgcgtctcacctgtttgcatgattcttttcccagccattttgtcataagatccaactcttgggttgcttcgAGCTGGACTCCGCCGGTAGCGTTggcgaatgaggagtaccatgcacattaattttcaggcttatcgtcaaactggtatagtcctgaagtgatgaGTTCTCgccgtgctaaatactgtgccaggggTTCAACTACAAGTGGCAcactggctgggggaatatgttgGCAGGCATATGATTGAGCGTGTATGTTCTTtatgggatttgctgttctgacttcagcctttgcctcttctctcaccaaatctggtaagtttggtgtcaagaagtatttgtcatcagccctttcgttCTCGATTTAATCACAAAGTTGCAAGCGTgaattgtcttcctcagatggatgcGATACA of Hypanus sabinus isolate sHypSab1 chromosome 6, sHypSab1.hap1, whole genome shotgun sequence contains these proteins:
- the LOC132396202 gene encoding uncharacterized protein LOC132396202; protein product: MADLLPECLNACPPFTYVGLDVFGPWTINTRRTRGGQAESKRWAIMFSCMSSRAVHIEVIESLDTSGCINALRRFFALRGPAKQLRSDCGTNFVGASKELGMDKTVQRYLSEQGCNWEFNTPHASHMGGSWEWMIGIARRILDSILLQQRTRLTHEVLCTLMAEVITIINARPLLPVSSDPENPFILLPLMLLMQEAGVPPPPGDFSDKDLYTKQWKQVQALANQFWSRWRHEYLPLLQLRQKWTEPRRNLQVGDIVLLRNKQIACNCWPMVGISATFPGRDGHVRKVELKISDEGDVKTYQRPVAEVVLLLPKD